In Gracilinanus agilis isolate LMUSP501 chromosome 1, AgileGrace, whole genome shotgun sequence, the sequence TCTTGGCACTCCTTGTGCCATTCGTCAGAGACAAAGAGACTTCTGTTCTCATAAACATCATTTCAGCCAAAGTCTCAAGCCCTGTTTCTCCTGGAAAAGCCCACAGAAAGTTCCTGTTGAAAATTCTCAGCTGTGAGAAGAGGACCAAGGAAACCAGCAGGACTGGGTCcttcaaaaaaagaataagagaccCAGATAAAATGCCAAGTAAGTGTATCTGCAGAGAAAATTGTCTGTTATTTTCAAGGGGAAATTCTCAAAGCAATATTATAGAAtgtcatagaatcttagaattctagtactaaaaaatatttgagaatataGAACATCAGAATTGGAAGAACCTTTGGAAAATAGAATACAAAATTTCTGGGGCAGAAAGCAGTTCAAATATAAATAGAGCAAGAGGAAATCTCATCATATAAAATATGTCATATGGAAATTTCAGAGCTGCATTAGACTGAAAATAGCCTGCTAGTTGGTCTCCCTGCATCAAGTATTTCCCTATTGCAATATGTCCTCCACTCaactgtcaaattaatcttcctgaaGCCCAGATCTAGCCATATTGCTCTTCTATTTAATCAACTCAAGTGACTTTCTAATGCCTCCAGGTTTAAATGTAAAATCTTCCctttgtcatttaaaatccttcataccCTAGgtccttcctatatttctcatctttttactTAATGTCTGCCAAGTAAtctgtgattcagtgacactgaTCTCCTTTCAATTCCTCACACAGGACACTCCATCTCTGCAATCTGAGCAATTCTGCTGGCTAACCACCATGCCTAGTACTCTCTCCATCCTCAACTCCACATACTTAGCTTCCTTGACTTATTTCAAAGCTCAACTCCTTAAAGATAGTAATGAATGCTAATTGACTCACTTATTCACCAAACAACATCCTATAACATAAGATGTTCAAATTGGGAAGGACTTTAAAATTTAGGAAATAGAATGTCAGAATTCAAAATTATTCTCACATATAGTTCCTAGAATGTTAATATTGAAAGCAATTTTAATACACATAATGTAGGTAAAGAAATCTAAAAACATTGGACGCTAAATGTTAGAagtagaaaggacctcagaaacaATTATTATTTGACAAAGTACAAAATTCTGGAGAATCAAGGGGGGAGGGGTAAGTGTGAAAGTCCTTGCTGTGAAGAAGCTTTCATTTTAACTAGAGATATGACAATGCATGTAAAGAGATATAGATAGAATAAATTCAAAAACGAATAAAAGTTAgcttgagagagagaggagactaGAATGCtagtggctgggaaagctggttAGACTTCAAATAAAGAGTTAAAACTCAGTTCAAATGGAAACTAGGATTTCAATCAAGCAGAAATGAGGAGGCAGAATATTCAAGGAATGGGTCATTGCCAGTACTAAAGCACAAGGATTATGAATAGAGTTACAGGAAGAgcaaaaaaactgggaaataagacactgaaaaatgaaacaaattatttGTGTTTTGAAATTATAATTACCTTTATGTATGGACTAGTTTATATAGCAAGAATTCATGCACAAACATTCCCAAGAAAACCTGGGAGCATAATTCTTCCCTGCATCACAGAATACTCTGGAGAGAAGAAGGGGTTTAGGTTCACAATTTAGCTCAGTTCTTATATAGCATAATCTTACCAAGTCAAAGTCCAAAAGCTCCTTTCTGGTCTGGGACTctgccttctgaagacttctCTGATAGCCTGGCTATCTACACATCTAGTCTGAAATTCTATCTCCAAGGTAATCATATTATGAACTCCTGAGGCAAGGAGAAATTCCACTGACTACACCTAAAACTGAGAAAGATGAATGaatcaaaacaaatacaaagctTCAACCCATCCCATTTCTTGTGACCAAGGATTAAAAGAGGAATGGAGGAGAAAGTAGTCCTTTCTTTTTGACAGAAAACATAACTGTCCACCCACCATCCCCACTGAGTGAGAAATCAGTCAATTTAAGGCATTTTCTCTGAGAGTCAACATGACCATCAGCCATTCTCTCTGAACACCAAAAGAAAGCCAGAGCATGCCTCAATCTGaccatttttaaatttgcaaGCTGTTTCAACTCCTCAGGCAACTGAAAAATGCTAATGCCACCCACATTTTAGGGGAAACAGATTGTCTCAATATTAGATGATTTGGAGAAGAGCAGGAGAGTCACCAATTGATTATCTTTTGTCATCTCTGCCAGTTTTCAAGGTGTAAAGTAAAATCAcagaattcttttcatttgtatttctattaTTAGTGTTCTGGAGCATGATCTTTAGAGTTAATTCCTATTATGAAAAATGTTTCATACTTTCAATCATCAATCTATTACAGAATTTCCCTCCTATTATGCATTGCTTCTCAATATCCTGTATGTTTTGAAAATCAGATTAATAaccataatattaaaatatttttccactatcccatttctcttccaattctgattcCACTGATTTTATTCATACAAGATTTTTCCAATTAACTTTGAATGGACTATTTCAAATTTTTGTTTCATCTCCTTTCCTCATATGCTTCCCAACAGACCCAGGGAAGGGGGAAATTGGTCTGAAGTGTCTGAGTTTGTCCTCCTGGGCCTTTTATACAATCCAGAGCAAGAGAAGCTTTTGTTCTTCATGTTCCTGGTTATGTACCTGATCACAGTGATGTGGAACCTGCTCATCATTCTGGCCATCAAAACTGACTCCCGCCTCCACACTCCTTTGTACCTCTTCCTCAGTAACTTATCCCTCATTGACATGTGCTTTACATCCACCACTGTCCCCCAAATGCTGTCAAGTCACATATCTGGAAACAAAGCAATTCCTTACATTGCATGCCTAACACAAACATTCTTCTTCAGTTGGTTTGCAGGACTGGACAGTATTCTTCTTGCCTCGATGGCCTATGACTGTTATGTGGCTATCTGTGCCCCACTACACTATAGTATGATCATGACCCCAAGGACCTGTGCCCTTCTGGTCTCAGTGTCCTGGTTCTGGCCCTGTATTAATGCCCTCATTcatactatctctgtgacccagCTTTCATTCTGTGGCCACACTGAAATCCCTCATTTCTTCTGTGACCTCAGTGCTTTGATAAAATTGGCTTGTTCAGACACCTTCATTAATGACTTGATGGTGTACACAGTGGGGACACTGACTAC encodes:
- the LOC123256761 gene encoding olfactory receptor 1361-like, translated to MLPNRPREGGNWSEVSEFVLLGLLYNPEQEKLLFFMFLVMYLITVMWNLLIILAIKTDSRLHTPLYLFLSNLSLIDMCFTSTTVPQMLSSHISGNKAIPYIACLTQTFFFSWFAGLDSILLASMAYDCYVAICAPLHYSMIMTPRTCALLVSVSWFWPCINALIHTISVTQLSFCGHTEIPHFFCDLSALIKLACSDTFINDLMVYTVGTLTTIIPFIGILISYIHIFLAVVRIPSARGKQKAFSTCGSHLTVVSLFYGTLIGVYFSPKSTHTANQDTASAVMYTVVTPMLNPFIDSLRNTDMKGGLRVLLTRKLELSL